The Deinococcus depolymerans genome contains the following window.
CCGCCGCCGTGACCCTGCTGCTGCTGGCCGTGTGGGGTTACGCCCGCCTGAAGAGCCCGTACCCGTTCTTCGGAACGGCGTACCCGGCCGGAACGCGGGCCGCCGGGTTCAGCGGGACCGTGCAGGCCGGGGAGCGCGAGCAGCCCTTCACGTTCACGCCGGACAGCGGACAGGCCGGCGGGCCGGTCACGGCGCTGTTCTTCGGGTTCACGAACTGCCCGAACATCTGCCCGCTGACCCTCTCGTACCTCAACCGCGTGCGTGACGCCCTGCCACCCGCACAGCGCGAGCGGCTGCGGGTCGTGCTCGTCAGCGTGGACCCCGCGCGGGACACGCCCGCCCGCCTGAACGGGTACGTGTCGTTCTTCGGGAAGGCGGGCGTGGGCGTGCGCGTGCCGGAACCGGCGCTGTCCACCCTGGCCGCCGCGTACGGCGTGGCGTACCAGAAGGCCGACGTGAAAGGCCCGCAGTCGTACCAGATCAACCACACCACCGCCACGTACCTGATCGACGCGCGCGGGCAGCTGCGGGTCCTGTGGGACTACACCCAGCTGCCGCAACTCGAACGCGTGAAGGCCGACGTGCAGTACGTCCTGGAGACCCCATGAGCGCCCCCACCCCCGTCAACCTGAACCCCACCCTGGCCGACCTGCTGGTCCCCACGCCCGACCCGGCCTTCCTGATTCCCACGCTGCTGGCCGCCGCCGCGTACACCTGGGGGTTCCTGCGCGCCCGGCGCGGCGCGGCGGCCGGGGCGTGGCCGGCGTGGCGGGCCGCGCTGTTCGCGCTGGGCACCGCACTGCTGCTGATCACCACCCAGAGCCGCGCCGCCACCCTGACGCAGAGCAGCATGGCGCTGTACATGGGCCGCCTGATGATCCTGGCGGAACTCGTGCCGCCGCTGCTGGTGCTGGGCCTGCCGCGCCTGAACCTGAACCCGCGCCGCGCCCTGGGCCGCGCCCTGGGCGTCCTGCTGGACCCCTGGGTGGCGCTGGCCGTCTGGACAGCCGTGATCGTGTTCTGGAACGTCCCCGCCGGATTCAACGCCAGCG
Protein-coding sequences here:
- a CDS encoding SCO family protein; translation: MTETPPHPPLAPPGPPARPWYVSALLATAAVTLLLLAVWGYARLKSPYPFFGTAYPAGTRAAGFSGTVQAGEREQPFTFTPDSGQAGGPVTALFFGFTNCPNICPLTLSYLNRVRDALPPAQRERLRVVLVSVDPARDTPARLNGYVSFFGKAGVGVRVPEPALSTLAAAYGVAYQKADVKGPQSYQINHTTATYLIDARGQLRVLWDYTQLPQLERVKADVQYVLETP
- a CDS encoding cytochrome c oxidase assembly protein — translated: MSAPTPVNLNPTLADLLVPTPDPAFLIPTLLAAAAYTWGFLRARRGAAAGAWPAWRAALFALGTALLLITTQSRAATLTQSSMALYMGRLMILAELVPPLLVLGLPRLNLNPRRALGRALGVLLDPWVALAVWTAVIVFWNVPAGFNASVVSNTAGALLPALYLLSSLMVWSVILRPLPSVQPADIGSRGWFGLISALPMMAVASVWLYSPQVLYTPYVSALCLWNYTPLQNQQLSGWIMMLAGLPALALAFIQLFAWLIRLSEGQGMPPQPPTRPPAPPTRP